In the genome of Daucus carota subsp. sativus chromosome 9, DH1 v3.0, whole genome shotgun sequence, the window AGTGAATGTAATCTAAGCATACCTTATATTTGCTGCATCATGTAATGAGGACAGTGAACAGTGGACATCGATGTTTAAGTTTAATATGGAATATTTAAGCTaatattgaatttaataatggAATTTTCATCCCAGGTAAACCCACATACTCACCAAGTAAAATTATGCGACTTTGGAAGTGCAAAAGTTCTGGTTAGTATTGATACATCCTGCTATGATAGATCAATTCACTTATCCAAAGtaacttttattaatattgaGTCAAATTGTGCAGGTAAAAGGAGAGCCAAACATTTCTTACATCTGTTCTAGATACTACCGTGCCCCGGAACTTATATTTGGTGCAACGGAATACACTACTGCCATAGACATCTGGTCTGCTGGGTGTGTTTTGGCCGAATTGCTGCTTGGACAGGTAAATATAGcttaacaatatatattttgtctTTGCTGATCTGAGAACCTTGTAATCTATTTGCTTATCTAAACACTTATTGGTGATCTCAGCCCCTCTTTCCTGGTGAGAGTGGAGTGGACCAGCTTGTGGAAATTATCAAGGTTAGTTTCACCTGCAAGTATATAGATATGTCATGACTTGCTTTCCTCGCACGTGTCAAAAATTTACATATGGGATTATCTTGGCTTATTGTCATTTTACTACAAGTAGACCTAAACAAATCATTTTATGATCTCCGGTGCCGTCCATATTCTATATTAACTCATGAACTTCTTCctttacatattatatataccTGATGAGGAGGCTGGTTCATCTGTCGAGAAAGGACCTGAATACATCTATTAATGCAGGTTTTGGGTACACCTACTAGGGAGGAAATCAAATGCATGAATCCCAACTATACAGAATTCAAATTTCCACAGATAAAAGCTCATCCATGGCACAAGGTAAgaatgagtcaatttattgacaGTTTGGATTTTCAGTTTTTATGTGTGTGATGTTCATTAGTAGTGTTGGGGCACAGATATTCCATAAGCGCATGCCTCCAGAAGCCGTGGATCTTGTGTCACGTCTGTTACAGTATTCTCCGAATCTTAGAAGTTCAGCTGTAAGCACACTATCCAACTTGTACATGTTTCTCTTTACAAAAAGATTACCTGCACTTGGTTTTCCTATTGCCCAGCTATTATTACACTGTGTTTGTCCAAGAACAACCTGATGAAAACTCTTTCCTTGACTATTTCTTCTATTTTGAAAATGATGAGGAAACCCTATTTATCTTTACAAGTCGACATCTTTGCCTTATTATGTACATTGTCTTGCTCCATTGCAGTTGGATGCTTTGATGCATCCCTTTTTTGATGAGCTTCGAGACCCAAACACCCGCCTACCAAATGGGCGATTTCTTCCTCCGCTGTTCAACTTCAAGTCTCATGGTAAGGTTCTGTCAAGACTATTACATTTGCTCCTTTTTTATTGCATGTTgtaactgatttttttttttttctttttgctactACTATTTTTAGAGATAAAGAAGGTGCCAACTGAGATGCTGGGAAAGCTGATTCCTGAACATGCGAGAAAGCAGTGTGCATCCATCAGTGCATGAGTATTCTTCAGTATCTATGTATTTATGTACTCTAGTTGTAGGCAAAACTAAAAGTTTATGCTCAATATGCTATCATGTGGGGGTATACTGACCCTTGCGTGTAGTTCATGACATAGTTGTAATAGTTAATCGTATGCAAAGCttaatatgtttttaattaGAACTAGAGATGGTTTTGGAGTTGCATCGTGTTATCTTTTATGCGCCTCTTTTCTTGCTATCTTGCTGTTTGTTCCATTGGCCAATCAGTGTATATGGCTAGATGTGATCAATCCGTTCTGTTAAAGAGTTGTGTGCTTTTATATGCTGGGGGTGGTGTGTATGGCTCTGAAGTGTTTAGGAAACGTTAATGGCAATGTGAGTggagaacatgattactttttatGGGTTCGGGAGAGAACTCATAGAACTCTTATCTTATTTCTAGTCTCTATGTATTatctttcaaaattatttttgattacacacaacgatgaaaaaacatgaaaaaaacatgcatttagatttagatcctaaaaatctatttaaaatttagggttttgcGGCAGAAATTTAGTGGGTCTATGGTCTATTTTAAGGATTGGTTAGCGTTACCCTACTTTTTACATGGCTGAAAaactttatactccctccatcccaaattagatgactcttttgagaaaaaaaatttatcccaaaatacttgAGTCTCCCTCTTTTCAATGCATATTTATCATCAATCTTTCATCCTtacctttttttatttatcatttccaaTGTTACATCTTACTAAAACTATCGAAAGTCAACGCAATAAATAAGGACATAGATGGAAAAAAGATGAATCATTTATTactccttaatatgtgtgaaatgagcaaaaagctcatctaaattgggatggagggagtacaccCTCCATTTCTCTAAACTCAGAGCGCCTAGCCCTAGATTTCATCTCTTCGTCAACAATGAAGCTCGTCaggtttttgatgaaattgaacAACGAGACTGTCTCCATTGAGCTTAAGAATGGGACTATTGTTCACGGTACTATCACAGGTGAATCTCcctcccccccctctctctctctccccctccctccatatatatataatatatgtgaaCAAGAAGTTATTGAATTGAATCGAACATTAATTTGAATAAAGTGTCTGAACTCTGAGCGTGTAGCTTTTTACTTTATAGTGAATTAAAAGTCCATATGTTCTTCATTTTTCTTACACATAAACTCTCTCTCTGGACAAGAAAAAAACCACCGACCGTCAAATCGTCAATGATCTTGAATTTGCCGTCCACACTTCGATCCCTCCCGTAAAATACACATAAGTTACAAAAGGCTTTTCCGATCCGAGACGATGTTTGATTATTGGTGTCCAGATTCTTGCGGCACTGGAGCGTGTTTCTGAGAGAGAAAGATTTGTTCGTGATCACCCCGTTGCACTTTGTTTCTTTGTTACTCTGCATTTCTTCCCTAGATTCACTCCCCTCTCTCATTCCTTTACATTATATTCACGCACTAAAAACACTTTCAGTTTCACATTTCAACTTGCGGTTATATCCTCCACCAACTGCCCTCCTTTCTTCCCCTCAATTCTACACTTGTCACATATATATTGCATGCCAGCAGTTTTCCCGATTAAGATACTTGAAGCCGCAGAAGTTAATTATCATTTGGCAACTAGAGATCATAAATTCTTTGGCCTCCATACGGGCTCAGATCATTTATTGATAGATGAATTAGCGGCAAAGAGGTTTTAGGTGTTTTGGCGTTCTGCTTTGATGCAACGGCTCGGATCATTTACGGACAGATGCATTCTTGATAGAGGTAAGTCCCATGTGTTCAAAATCATGGGCCAAGGTACTATCTATTTATATTTCACACAAAATTATGTCTTGCACATATTTTACCCTcccagaccctgctctaagcgggatatactgggtTTGTTTGGTTTGGCTTGGAGTACACCCCATGAGCAGTTCTGTTTTTCTTTTACTTTTCGGTTCAAATACCCTTGAAATGGGACGGTTGCAAGATCATATAGGACATGTATTGAGGAAATTATATAGGTCCTGCAATTTACAAGAAGACGGCAGGTTTGTTTGACTATTAACAATTTTGTGGAATTTTGGATGCCATCTCTTCATGAGTTATGTTTTATGAAGATCAATGTTTACTTGAGGACCGTATCAAAATATTGCAGTATTTTgaatatgatattttaaatttaattatcgttaacttttgtgattttaatttcaacaaTTCACCTTTTTTCTTCATGACaaaatttagaataaaattttatgatgatAACATAtttgttttacaaaaatattatttttgaaccaCACCTCATGGAGATTAGGTAATTAGTTACTCCTATCATTTATGATCGGTTCCATTTAGCTAAGAATAGGAATTAGGAGGGTGTAAAGACGAATATAATATGTAACTTAATATTTTGACGCATTATTCACTTGAGGGTTTTGTATTTGTAAAAATTGTCAATTTTGCATTGTAATTAGATACGTGGTAACAAACATCAAAATCGGAGATCATTTAAATTACTGAATTAGGGTAGTAGTATCCATCGGATGATTTCTAATACACTCACACCGCCATAGGTTCGAATTCTCCATATCCTATAAAGGAAGCGAAGGAGATACCGCTACACCAAGAAGTGTCGGGTAGACATCAGTCACATCACAATAGAATTTTGCACCGACTTGGTTCAGTTTTATGCAACATATCGATGTCAACATATTTAGATATGAACCAGAGCAGGATACAAAAAAAGGATTCAGTATCTCCAGAACTCCACTGACTATATTTAACTTGTATATTTGCAAAGATATGAACACTTATTGCAGGGGTGTACGCGGTTCGGATCAGATCGGTTTTAGGATCAAAGTCGAACCAAACCGTAAATAGCGGTTTTAGAAAATCTACAACCACAACCGCATTTGCGGTTGCGATTAACCACATAATTTCAACCGCGGTTTAGCGATTATGCGGATCGGTTTGCATCATTTTATTCTAGTGTCCCCCAACACCAAACTACAGTAATTCTTACATGATCTTCCCTGCAAAGGGCAATAAATATTATGGTTATAGTAAGAGTGAATATGTAAGAATCTAAagacatgtttataatttttattagcatGCAGTACTAGGATTAAGGTAGCCGAGCACCGGATTTGAAGGAGTCTTACaatttatattagttattaCTCATTAGTCGGACACTTTACATTTTATATTTCTGAATGTTAACTCATTcagtaaattta includes:
- the LOC108202990 gene encoding shaggy-related protein kinase alpha isoform X2; this translates as MANQSSVLIQTISYMAERVVGQGSFGVVFQAKCLETGEAVAIKKVLQDKRYKNRELQTMRVLDHPNVVSLKHCFFSTTEKEELYLNLVLEFVPETVHRVIRHYNKMNQRMPMIYVKLYSYQILRALAYIHGSIGVCHRDIKPQNLLVNPHTHQVKLCDFGSAKVLVKGEPNISYICSRYYRAPELIFGATEYTTAIDIWSAGCVLAELLLGQPLFPGESGVDQLVEIIKVLGTPTREEIKCMNPNYTEFKFPQIKAHPWHKIFHKRMPPEAVDLVSRLLQYSPNLRSSALDALMHPFFDELRDPNTRLPNGRFLPPLFNFKSHEIKKVPTEMLGKLIPEHARKQCASISA
- the LOC108202990 gene encoding shaggy-related protein kinase alpha isoform X1 translates to MASVSVVPTLGTKEPSENSAGVDRLPEEMNDMKIRDDKEMEPAIVDGNGTETGHIIVTTIGGRNGQPKQTISYMAERVVGQGSFGVVFQAKCLETGEAVAIKKVLQDKRYKNRELQTMRVLDHPNVVSLKHCFFSTTEKEELYLNLVLEFVPETVHRVIRHYNKMNQRMPMIYVKLYSYQILRALAYIHGSIGVCHRDIKPQNLLVNPHTHQVKLCDFGSAKVLVKGEPNISYICSRYYRAPELIFGATEYTTAIDIWSAGCVLAELLLGQPLFPGESGVDQLVEIIKVLGTPTREEIKCMNPNYTEFKFPQIKAHPWHKIFHKRMPPEAVDLVSRLLQYSPNLRSSALDALMHPFFDELRDPNTRLPNGRFLPPLFNFKSHEIKKVPTEMLGKLIPEHARKQCASISA